In one Aricia agestis chromosome 21, ilAriAges1.1, whole genome shotgun sequence genomic region, the following are encoded:
- the LOC121737822 gene encoding zinc finger protein 708-like isoform X2 yields the protein MSERVCLLCFSFGKVYKNIKHTQLQVVYETLSDIKVQADTFPLCYICYAKLLKCEKLIKTVQQHDIENQGIVIPLVQLATFGAESWSLPDKLQLHNIKEECIQEEYDVESSSHCEDGTAGVLIENNTTDTTQDCKSHASDVWTKTFCDSSNLKRHKLSHTGEKLYTCDVCSKKFSFSSNLKRHKLLHAEEKPYTCDVCSKKFSLSFVFKRHKLLHTEEKPYTCDVCSKKFSLSCYLERHKLLHNDDKTYTCDVCNKLFHDRSSLKKHKLLHTDEHTCDVCSKKFSYLYNMKRHKLLHNDEKPYTCDVCNNSFHSSSSLKKHKLIHTGEKPYTCDVCSKKFVFSCNLKRHKLLHNKEKPYTCDVCNKLFNDKSSLKKHKLLHTGEKPYTCDVCNKLFHDSSNLKRHKLIHTDESYTCDVCSKKFSYLCNLKRHKLLHNDEKSYSCDVCSKKFSYLYNLKRHKLLHNDEKPYTCDVCNKLFNDRSSLKKHKLIHTGEKPYTCDFCNKLFNDRSSLKKHILIHTGEKPYTCDVCSKKFSYLCNLKRHKLLHNDEKPYTCDVCNKLFHDRSSLKKHKLIHIREKTYTCDVCNQLFYDRLSLKKHKLIHTGEKPYTCDFCNKLFHDRSSLKKHILIHTGEKPYTCDVCSKKFSYLYNLKKHKLLHEKKYSCDVCNALFHDSTSLKKHKILRPVCKKPYTCNVCKKKFSLLCNLKSHKQLRHNDEKKIHL from the exons atgagTGAGAGAGTCTGTTTATTGTGTTTTTCTTTTGGAAAAgtgtataaaaatatcaaaCATACTCAATTGCAAGTGGTTTACGAGACATTATCAGATATtaag GTTCAAGCTGACACATTCCCGCTGTGCTACATCTGTTATGCAAAACTTCTGAAGTGCGAAAAGCTGATTAAAACGGTGCAACAACATGACATTGAAAATCAG GGCATAGTCATACCATTGGTACAACTGGCTACATTTGGTGCTGAGAGCTGGTCATTACCAGACAAATTACAACTACATAATATCAAGGAAGAAT gtATACAGGAAGAATATGACGTAGAAAGTTCAAGTCATTGTGAAGATGGAACTGCCGGAGTACTAATTGAGAACAACACCACAGATACTACACAAGATTGCAAATCACACGCTTCTGACGTTTGGACTAAAACTTTTTGCGACAGTTCAAACCTAAAACGACACAAACTAAGTCACACTGGGGAAAAACTTTACACTTGTGATGTATGTAGCAAGAAGTTTTCATTTTCAAGTAACTTAAAAAGACACAAACTATTACATGCCGAAGAAAAACCTTACACTTGTGATGTATGTAgcaagaagttttcactttcaTTCGTCTTCAAAAGACACAAACTATTACATACCGAAGAAAAACCTTACACTTGTGATGTATGTAgcaagaagttttcactttcaTGTTACTTGGAAAGACACAAACTATTGCATAACGATGATAAAACTTACACTTGTGATGTGTGCAATAAGTTATTTCATGACAGATCGAGTTTGAAGAAACATAAACTATTACATACTGACGAACACACTTGTGATGTGTGTAGCAAGAAgttttcatatttatataacatGAAAAGACACAAACTATTACATAACGATGAAAAACCGTATACTTGTGATGTCTGCAATAACTCATTTCATAGCAGTTCGAGTTTGAAGAAACACAAACTAATACATACTGGTGAAAAACCTTACACTTGTGATGTATGTAGCAAGAAGTTTGTATTTTCATGTAACTTAAAAAGACACAAACTATTACATAACAAAGAAAAACCTTACACTTGTGATGTctgcaataaattatttaatgacaAATCGAGTTTGAAGAAACACAAGTTATTACATACTGGTGAAAAACCTTACACTTGTGATGTctgcaataaattatttcatgacAGTTCGAATTTGAAGAGACATAAACTAATACATACTGACGAATCATACACTTGTGATGTGTGTAGCAAGAAGTTTTCATATTTATGTAACTTGAAAAGACACAAACTATTACATAACGATGAAAAATCTTACTCTTGTGATGTATGTAGCAAGAAgttttcatatttatataacttGAAAAGACACAAACTATTACATAACGATGAAAAACCTTACACTTGTGATGTCtgcaacaaattatttaatgacAGATCGAGTTTAAAGAAACATAAACTAATACATACTGGTGAAAAGCCTTACACTTGCGATTTctgcaataaattatttaatgacaGATCGAGTTTAAAGAAACACATACTAATACATACTGGCGAAAAACCTTACACTTGTGATGTGTGTAGCAAGAAGTTTTCATATTTATGTAACTTGAAAAGACACAAACTATTACATAACGATGAAAAACCTTACACTTGTGATGTctgcaataaattatttcatgacAGATCGAGTTTGAAGAAACATAAACTAATACATATTCGTGAAAAGACCTACACTTGTGATGTTTGCAATCAATTATTTTATGACAGGTTGAGTTTGAAGAAACACAAACTAATACATACTGGGGAAAAACCTTACACTTGCGATTTctgcaataaattatttcatgacAGATCGAGTTTAAAGAAACACATACTAATACATACTGGCGAAAAACCTTACACTTGTGATGTGTGTAGCAAGAAgttttcatatttatataacttgaaaaaacacaaacttttacatgaaaaaaaatacagttgTGATGTCTGCAATGCATTATTTCATGACAGTACGAGTTTGaagaaacacaaaatattacgtCCAGTATGTAAAAAACCTTACACTTGTAATGTGTGtaaaaagaagttttcacttttaTGTAACTTGAAAAGTCACAAACAATTACGTCATaacgatgaaaaaaaaatacacttgtGA
- the LOC121737822 gene encoding zinc finger protein 708-like isoform X1 translates to MSERVCLLCFSFGKVYKNIKHTQLQVVYETLSDIKVQADTFPLCYICYAKLLKCEKLIKTVQQHDIENQGIVIPLVQLATFGAESWSLPDKLQLHNIKEESNIKRELVEKASGSFKNEIDIEEGCIQEEYDVESSSHCEDGTAGVLIENNTTDTTQDCKSHASDVWTKTFCDSSNLKRHKLSHTGEKLYTCDVCSKKFSFSSNLKRHKLLHAEEKPYTCDVCSKKFSLSFVFKRHKLLHTEEKPYTCDVCSKKFSLSCYLERHKLLHNDDKTYTCDVCNKLFHDRSSLKKHKLLHTDEHTCDVCSKKFSYLYNMKRHKLLHNDEKPYTCDVCNNSFHSSSSLKKHKLIHTGEKPYTCDVCSKKFVFSCNLKRHKLLHNKEKPYTCDVCNKLFNDKSSLKKHKLLHTGEKPYTCDVCNKLFHDSSNLKRHKLIHTDESYTCDVCSKKFSYLCNLKRHKLLHNDEKSYSCDVCSKKFSYLYNLKRHKLLHNDEKPYTCDVCNKLFNDRSSLKKHKLIHTGEKPYTCDFCNKLFNDRSSLKKHILIHTGEKPYTCDVCSKKFSYLCNLKRHKLLHNDEKPYTCDVCNKLFHDRSSLKKHKLIHIREKTYTCDVCNQLFYDRLSLKKHKLIHTGEKPYTCDFCNKLFHDRSSLKKHILIHTGEKPYTCDVCSKKFSYLYNLKKHKLLHEKKYSCDVCNALFHDSTSLKKHKILRPVCKKPYTCNVCKKKFSLLCNLKSHKQLRHNDEKKIHL, encoded by the exons atgagTGAGAGAGTCTGTTTATTGTGTTTTTCTTTTGGAAAAgtgtataaaaatatcaaaCATACTCAATTGCAAGTGGTTTACGAGACATTATCAGATATtaag GTTCAAGCTGACACATTCCCGCTGTGCTACATCTGTTATGCAAAACTTCTGAAGTGCGAAAAGCTGATTAAAACGGTGCAACAACATGACATTGAAAATCAG GGCATAGTCATACCATTGGTACAACTGGCTACATTTGGTGCTGAGAGCTGGTCATTACCAGACAAATTACAACTACATAATATCAAGGAAGAAT ctAATATAAAGCGAGAGTTGGTGGAGAAAGCATCGGGGAGCTTCAAAAATGAAATAGACATTGAGGAAGGAT gtATACAGGAAGAATATGACGTAGAAAGTTCAAGTCATTGTGAAGATGGAACTGCCGGAGTACTAATTGAGAACAACACCACAGATACTACACAAGATTGCAAATCACACGCTTCTGACGTTTGGACTAAAACTTTTTGCGACAGTTCAAACCTAAAACGACACAAACTAAGTCACACTGGGGAAAAACTTTACACTTGTGATGTATGTAGCAAGAAGTTTTCATTTTCAAGTAACTTAAAAAGACACAAACTATTACATGCCGAAGAAAAACCTTACACTTGTGATGTATGTAgcaagaagttttcactttcaTTCGTCTTCAAAAGACACAAACTATTACATACCGAAGAAAAACCTTACACTTGTGATGTATGTAgcaagaagttttcactttcaTGTTACTTGGAAAGACACAAACTATTGCATAACGATGATAAAACTTACACTTGTGATGTGTGCAATAAGTTATTTCATGACAGATCGAGTTTGAAGAAACATAAACTATTACATACTGACGAACACACTTGTGATGTGTGTAGCAAGAAgttttcatatttatataacatGAAAAGACACAAACTATTACATAACGATGAAAAACCGTATACTTGTGATGTCTGCAATAACTCATTTCATAGCAGTTCGAGTTTGAAGAAACACAAACTAATACATACTGGTGAAAAACCTTACACTTGTGATGTATGTAGCAAGAAGTTTGTATTTTCATGTAACTTAAAAAGACACAAACTATTACATAACAAAGAAAAACCTTACACTTGTGATGTctgcaataaattatttaatgacaAATCGAGTTTGAAGAAACACAAGTTATTACATACTGGTGAAAAACCTTACACTTGTGATGTctgcaataaattatttcatgacAGTTCGAATTTGAAGAGACATAAACTAATACATACTGACGAATCATACACTTGTGATGTGTGTAGCAAGAAGTTTTCATATTTATGTAACTTGAAAAGACACAAACTATTACATAACGATGAAAAATCTTACTCTTGTGATGTATGTAGCAAGAAgttttcatatttatataacttGAAAAGACACAAACTATTACATAACGATGAAAAACCTTACACTTGTGATGTCtgcaacaaattatttaatgacAGATCGAGTTTAAAGAAACATAAACTAATACATACTGGTGAAAAGCCTTACACTTGCGATTTctgcaataaattatttaatgacaGATCGAGTTTAAAGAAACACATACTAATACATACTGGCGAAAAACCTTACACTTGTGATGTGTGTAGCAAGAAGTTTTCATATTTATGTAACTTGAAAAGACACAAACTATTACATAACGATGAAAAACCTTACACTTGTGATGTctgcaataaattatttcatgacAGATCGAGTTTGAAGAAACATAAACTAATACATATTCGTGAAAAGACCTACACTTGTGATGTTTGCAATCAATTATTTTATGACAGGTTGAGTTTGAAGAAACACAAACTAATACATACTGGGGAAAAACCTTACACTTGCGATTTctgcaataaattatttcatgacAGATCGAGTTTAAAGAAACACATACTAATACATACTGGCGAAAAACCTTACACTTGTGATGTGTGTAGCAAGAAgttttcatatttatataacttgaaaaaacacaaacttttacatgaaaaaaaatacagttgTGATGTCTGCAATGCATTATTTCATGACAGTACGAGTTTGaagaaacacaaaatattacgtCCAGTATGTAAAAAACCTTACACTTGTAATGTGTGtaaaaagaagttttcacttttaTGTAACTTGAAAAGTCACAAACAATTACGTCATaacgatgaaaaaaaaatacacttgtGA
- the LOC121737894 gene encoding zinc finger protein 726-like, with protein MLIIPNRIRNVCVCCQLNKIFFTGIQEEYDVESSSHCEDGTAGVLIEDNTTDTTQDGKSHASDVWTKTFFDSSNLKRHKLSHTGEKPNTCDVCNKLFNDRSSLKQHKRTHTGEKPYTCDVCSKKFSLSYSLKRHKLLHNDEKPYTCDVCNKLFNDRSRLKKHKLIHTGEKPYTCDVCSKKFSIAFNLKRHKLLHNDQKPYTCDVCNKLFHDGTSLKKHKLTHTDEPYTCDVCSKKFSLLQNFKRHKLLHNDEKSYTCDVCNKLFHDSSSFKKHKLIHTGEKPYTCDVCSKKFSIAFNLKRHKLLHNGEKPYACDVCNKLFNDRSNLKKHKLLHTGENPYICNICSKLFHDSKSLKKHKIIHTDEAYTCDVCSKKFSHPSSLKRHKLLHTE; from the exons ATGTTGAT AATTCCAAATCGAATACGGAACGTGTGTGTATGCTGccaacttaataaaatattttttacaggtATACAGGAAGAATATGACGTAGAAAGTTCAAGTCATTGTGAAGATGGAACTGCCGGAGTACTAATTGAGGACAACACCACAGATACTACACAAGATGGCAAATCACACGCTTCTGACGTTTGGACTAAAACCTTTTTCGACAGTTCAAACTTAAAACGACACAAATTAAGTCATACTGGGGAAAAGCCTAACACTTGTGATGTctgcaataaattatttaatgacaGATCAAGTTTGAAGCAACACAAACGAACACATACTGGTGAAAAACCCTACACTTGTGATGTGTGTAgcaagaagttttcactttcaTATAGCTTGAAAAGACACAAACTATTACATAACGATGAAAAACCTTACACTTGTGATGTctgcaataaattatttaatgacaGATCGAGATTAAAGAAACACAAACTAATACATACTGGTGAAAAACCCTACACCTGTGATGTATGTAGCAAGAAGTTTTCAATTGCATTTAACTTGAAAAGACACAAACTATTACATAACGATCAAAAACCTTACACTTGTGATGTctgcaataaattatttcatgacGGTACGAGTTTGAAGAAACACAAACTAACACATACTGACGAACCTTACACTTGTGATGTGTGTAgcaagaagttttcacttttaCAGAACTTTAAAAGACACAAACTATTACATAACGATGAAAAAAGTTACACTTGTGATGTctgcaataaattatttcatgacAGTTCGAGTTTCAAGAAACACAAACTAATACATACTGGTGAAAAACCTTACACCTGTGATGTATGTAGCAAGAAGTTTTCAATTGCATTTAACTTGAAAAGACACAAACTTTTACACAACGGTGAAAAACCTTATGCTTGTGATGtttgcaataaattatttaatgacagatcgaatttaaaaaaacacaaattattACATACTGGTGAAAACCCTTACATTTGTAATATTTGCAGTAAATTATTTCATGACAGTAAGAGTTTGAAGAAACACAAAATAATACATACTGATGAAGCTTACACTTGTGATGTATGTAGCAAGAAATTTTCACATCCATCTAGCTTGAAAAGACACAAACTGTTACATACCGAATAA
- the LOC121737822 gene encoding uncharacterized protein LOC121737822 isoform X3, with product MSERVCLLCFSFGKVYKNIKHTQLQVVYETLSDIKVQADTFPLCYICYAKLLKCEKLIKTVQQHDIENQGIVIPLVQLATFGAESWSLPDKLQLHNIKEESNIKRELVEKASGSFKNEIDIEEGYPDSIVKNETTTTESSPSVPDVLSTTKEPTKKRRHEENWEKFKNTKQKNSGQVYTDNTKKKLDSKTKGACKCNKNAVNRFLKSLSRLFLMNFGNLVIARINGTISYDM from the exons atgagTGAGAGAGTCTGTTTATTGTGTTTTTCTTTTGGAAAAgtgtataaaaatatcaaaCATACTCAATTGCAAGTGGTTTACGAGACATTATCAGATATtaag GTTCAAGCTGACACATTCCCGCTGTGCTACATCTGTTATGCAAAACTTCTGAAGTGCGAAAAGCTGATTAAAACGGTGCAACAACATGACATTGAAAATCAG GGCATAGTCATACCATTGGTACAACTGGCTACATTTGGTGCTGAGAGCTGGTCATTACCAGACAAATTACAACTACATAATATCAAGGAAGAAT ctAATATAAAGCGAGAGTTGGTGGAGAAAGCATCGGGGAGCTTCAAAAATGAAATAGACATTGAGGAAGGAT ATCCAGATTCCATAGTTAAAAACGAAACTACAACGACAGAAAGTAGTCCATCCGTACCTGACGTACTGTCAACCACCAAAGAGCCAACTAAAAAAAGAAGGCACGAAGAAAATTGGGAAAAATTTAagaatacaaaacaaaaaaattcagGCCAAGTTTATACTGACAATACGAAAAAAAAGCTTGATTCTAAAACGAAGGGAGCctgtaaatgtaataaaaatgcgGTGAACAGATTTCTCAAATCTCTCAGCAGGCTATTTCTGATGAATTTTGGAAACTTAGTGATCGCAAGGATCAATGGCACTATATCTTACGACATGTGA
- the LOC121737834 gene encoding zinc finger protein 492-like isoform X1 — protein MSEKVCLLCFSFAKLTKDIRLTRLQSVYEGLTDIKIKADSHPLCYICYAKLLKCELLIRAVQQHNTENQTRVTPLVQLGVFNADHLSLPNDYVEIEVQPAVPVLNKEYIKQELMENASGSYEIKVEIKEEHIKNEYLRSPDSKDKTAKVEQITTEAYEKPYSCDDCGRRFFHLCHLRVHKRIHSGVKPFSCDVCNKNFAQICNLKTHRLTHDGVKIFCCDVCDKKFARLNSLKRHKALHTGEQPYSCDICGRKFSHSSSLRTHKLTHSNEKSYTCDVCGEKFTHLTMMKRHKVLHSDENPYVCHFCNEKCPHVKALKLHLRTHRGKQFICDICYKQFSSRANLTQHKKIHTDDNPYTCDICGKAFSRRDHLRRHRLTHDKYLELVKQESDQQQQYQQ, from the exons atgaGTGAAAAAGTCTGCCTATTGTGTTTTTCTTTTGCAAAACTTACTAAAGATATTAGATTGACTCGTTTGCAAAGTGTGTACGAGGGATTAACAGATATTAAA ATAAAAGCTGACTCGCATCCCCTGTGTTACATCTGTTATGCGAAGCTTCTTAAGTGTGAACTGCTGATTAGAGCAGTGCAGCAACACAACACAGAAAATcag ACTCGAGTTACTCCACTGGTCCAACTTGGTGTATTTAATGCTGATCATTTGTCATTACCTAATGATTATGTGGAAATTGAAGTGCAACCCGCTGTTCCAGTTCTCAATAAAGAAT ATATCAAACAAGAATTGATGGAGAATGCCTCCGGTAGCTACGAAATTAAAGTAGAAATCAAGGAAGAAC ATATCAAAAATGAATATCTAAGGAGCCCTGATTCTAAAGACAAGACTGCAAAAGTCGAGCAAATAACCACTGAAGCCTATGAAAAACCTTACTCTTGTGATGATTGCGGACGTAGATTCTTCCATCTTTGCCATTTGAGAGTGCACAAACGAATTCATTCCGGAGTCAAACCGTTCAGTTGTGATGTTTGCAACAAGAACTTCGCTCAGATATGTAACTTGAAAACACACCGACTCACACATGACGGCGTCAAAATCTTCTGCTGCGACGTTTGTGACAAAAAATTCGCACGATTAAACTCCTTGAAGAGACACAAGGCACTACACACTGGGGAACAACCGTACAGCTGTGATATATGTGGCAGGAAGTTCAGTCACTCGAGCAGCCTTCGGACACACAAGTTGACACATTCCAACGAGAAATCCTACACTTGTGATGTGTGCGGGGAGAAGTTCACACATCTAACTATGATGAAGCGACACAAAGTGTTACATTCAGATGAGAATCCGTATGTTTGTCATTTTTGCAACGAGAAGTGCCCGCATGTTAAAGCTTTAAAATTACACCTAAGAACACACAGAGGTAAGCAGTTTATATGTGACATTTGTTACAAGCAGTTTTCATCGAGGGCGAATCTGACGCAACATAAGAAGATACATACGGACGACAATCCATATACTTGTGATATTTGTGGTAAAGCATTCAGTCGTAGAGACCACTTGCGACGGCATAGGCTAACCCATGACAAATATTTAGAGCTAGTGAAACAGGAGTCAGATCAGCAGCAGCAGTACCAGCAGTAG
- the LOC121737834 gene encoding zinc finger protein 492-like isoform X2, with the protein MSEKVCLLCFSFAKLTKDIRLTRLQSVYEGLTDIKTRVTPLVQLGVFNADHLSLPNDYVEIEVQPAVPVLNKEYIKQELMENASGSYEIKVEIKEEHIKNEYLRSPDSKDKTAKVEQITTEAYEKPYSCDDCGRRFFHLCHLRVHKRIHSGVKPFSCDVCNKNFAQICNLKTHRLTHDGVKIFCCDVCDKKFARLNSLKRHKALHTGEQPYSCDICGRKFSHSSSLRTHKLTHSNEKSYTCDVCGEKFTHLTMMKRHKVLHSDENPYVCHFCNEKCPHVKALKLHLRTHRGKQFICDICYKQFSSRANLTQHKKIHTDDNPYTCDICGKAFSRRDHLRRHRLTHDKYLELVKQESDQQQQYQQ; encoded by the exons atgaGTGAAAAAGTCTGCCTATTGTGTTTTTCTTTTGCAAAACTTACTAAAGATATTAGATTGACTCGTTTGCAAAGTGTGTACGAGGGATTAACAGATATTAAA ACTCGAGTTACTCCACTGGTCCAACTTGGTGTATTTAATGCTGATCATTTGTCATTACCTAATGATTATGTGGAAATTGAAGTGCAACCCGCTGTTCCAGTTCTCAATAAAGAAT ATATCAAACAAGAATTGATGGAGAATGCCTCCGGTAGCTACGAAATTAAAGTAGAAATCAAGGAAGAAC ATATCAAAAATGAATATCTAAGGAGCCCTGATTCTAAAGACAAGACTGCAAAAGTCGAGCAAATAACCACTGAAGCCTATGAAAAACCTTACTCTTGTGATGATTGCGGACGTAGATTCTTCCATCTTTGCCATTTGAGAGTGCACAAACGAATTCATTCCGGAGTCAAACCGTTCAGTTGTGATGTTTGCAACAAGAACTTCGCTCAGATATGTAACTTGAAAACACACCGACTCACACATGACGGCGTCAAAATCTTCTGCTGCGACGTTTGTGACAAAAAATTCGCACGATTAAACTCCTTGAAGAGACACAAGGCACTACACACTGGGGAACAACCGTACAGCTGTGATATATGTGGCAGGAAGTTCAGTCACTCGAGCAGCCTTCGGACACACAAGTTGACACATTCCAACGAGAAATCCTACACTTGTGATGTGTGCGGGGAGAAGTTCACACATCTAACTATGATGAAGCGACACAAAGTGTTACATTCAGATGAGAATCCGTATGTTTGTCATTTTTGCAACGAGAAGTGCCCGCATGTTAAAGCTTTAAAATTACACCTAAGAACACACAGAGGTAAGCAGTTTATATGTGACATTTGTTACAAGCAGTTTTCATCGAGGGCGAATCTGACGCAACATAAGAAGATACATACGGACGACAATCCATATACTTGTGATATTTGTGGTAAAGCATTCAGTCGTAGAGACCACTTGCGACGGCATAGGCTAACCCATGACAAATATTTAGAGCTAGTGAAACAGGAGTCAGATCAGCAGCAGCAGTACCAGCAGTAG